The Silene latifolia isolate original U9 population chromosome 4, ASM4854445v1, whole genome shotgun sequence region TATTCCTTCACAAATCTGCAATTTCCCCCTTTTATTTTTGTATAAATGTGTAATTAAGTTTTATACGTTTGTTACCATGGCGTTTTAATTGCTATATATAATTACATTAACAAAAAAATTCGAAATCGATTAATTTTGTAATTGAACAATTTAGTGTGAGCAATTACCAAATCATCTAATTAAATTGTTGTTATGTTAGTGGGTCCGGAAATTTAGCAAAGAATAACTGCCCTTTGCATTCTTGGCTTTCAACCACAGAGCGACACCTAAGCTCTATGATTGTTGCTTTAATAAGTAGGACGACGGTTTTATTATTAGTCGTGTATATTTGTTTTGAAGTAGTCATTAAATTACTTCTACAAAGGTTGTTAATTAAATACTTTTCGCTTCAATAATATTTTTTATCTTAGAtgtatttgatttttgtttttgtgaagacGTGTTTAAATTTTGTGTTTTTTAACCTAAAACGTGTTATATTAATTGTTTAATATGACGGTCTCTTACCATAAAATCGACCCACTAAACAAAGCCCAAAAAATTGTAAATCAATCAAATTAACCACTACCCCATTTATAAGAGTAAAACTGCCCCATTGCTGTGTTTCACCATGCACTCTCGTATAGTCGTATCTCTCTTCTGCAGTTCTGCGTTATCTATTTTATTTGTTTCCACTACCTATTtgcacactttttttttttttttttttgatattttaCATGGTACCCTTAATTTCAGACTTTCTACAAGGTACCCCAAcattttttaaaacatacatggtacccctaattgttgtcattatcattaagtgtacccctaaactttattttccgtcaattaaactcaattttaggcgttaagtgattacttgaacgcgtaaccaagcttgtcatttatcatcccatgacataaggactattaggctcaatatccatctttggacgtgataatttcGCAAGGAATCAATAAATTTTCTGTCAAttttttttagcccatatatatcaataaatattaggatcgagatggatattgagcctaatacaGTCCTTATGTCACGGATAATAACTGACaagtttggttacgcgtccaagtcattACCTAACGCCTAAAACTAAGTTTCCATCAACACCATCTTCATCAATTACGCAAGAAAAACATTAATGGTTTTAAGTACTACTTATCATTTGATAGCTCAAGTCACTCTAGCGTAATGAATATTAGAAGTAGTGAAACTTTTGCGACAATTGAGACGATTGAACTATGCAAGTCCCATTCTGGTCATGTCCTAACTATTATTCAGGGTTGTGTCGATGGAGTCTTGTTGGTCCGCACTAATTTCAGTCATGGAAAAACTCTTTTTACGGTGATCTTCTTATGGAACTCGACACTACGGAAAATTGTTGATATACCCAGGCCCGGCCCTAGGGGTAGTTTGGAGGGGCAAATGCCTAGGGCCTAAGTATGGAGGGGGCCCAATCTTGAAAATTTAGAAATAGATAAATATAACTATCTAACATAGACAATAAGTTACAATGTCTGAGTTGGCAAATACTTGTAGTTTTAGAAATAGATAAATATAACTATCTAACATAGACAATAGGTTCAATTCTTACTACATACTTGAAGCTTTATTAAATTTTTTTATGCACTGATTTGGGTCTCAACCCGTAATTTTTATCCTAAATCGATATATATATGTGTACGAAAATTAATTTTAACAAAGATTTCAACCATTGAGATTTGAGTCACTTCCTTTTCTTGTTGACTATTtccaaaaaaaatattttataataAGCAGCATTAATTATATGTATATTTATTTGAAACTTATTATACTTTaaagaaaaattcaaaataaaacgcTATCTATTTAAAAATCTATAGTGTGTATAACAAGAGATATTATTAAGTGTTTTGATATTTTTTTACACCATATAAAGTTATTTAGGGgggaatttttaaaaaaaattcaagccggaaaaaatgtttttttttaaggAGCCCCAATTCACGATTATGCCTAGGGTCCCCAGAAGTCTAGGATCGGGCCTGGATATACCGGTTTATGAATCATTGAAGAAGCCTGGTTGTGATGTTTTGCTCGGGTTTGGTTTTGATTCGGTGAGTAATAATTATAAGGTGGTGGCACTTAATTTCAATTATTTGAAAACCACGGTATATAACCTTGGTTCTCGTTCATGGTCTTCACCTAAACAACAAAGAGGTTTGATTGACAATAATGTCAAGTTTTTGTCGATTTCGCGTTCCTTAAATTTTGAAGGTTGTGTTTACCGGCTCGCTAAAGGTAAATTAACATGGGGGCAGGATAACGCGACACATTACCTATGTTTTAATCTGTCGACTGAGGCCTTGACTTGTTCTAAATTGCCTGACATTAAACGTGACGATGGGCTAATGATGTTTTCACTTGCTCCAAATTGCAATGCGTTGAGGAGTCTATCAGTTTTATATGACTCACTTGCACTTGTAGATTATTGTGGTGATAGTTCCTTCAGACATATTCGAGTATGGATTAGACGAAACGATAGTACAAGTAGTTCCGGTTTTGCTTGGGTTGAGCTCTATAATCTCGATTGCAATTTTAAATCTATTTTATACTTGACGAATAATGGTAATCTTTATTTAGAATCGGAGTCCCTCAATCCCAAGACAGTATCTGTTTATGACTTGAAAGCCGGCGAGGAAAAGGTTTGCTCAACAACTATTGATGAGCATATAAACTTCATGGATGGTTATCTAGGAAGTTTGGCTTTATATTGTTAAGATAACTCCATAGTAAGAGGACTACATTGTTCACGTAGGGAACAATTAAAGGCCTCACCCGTTTTGAAGATAGTGTTTGAGAAGAGAAGTGCAAACAAGGTTGCGGATGTTATAGCAAAGTTCGCTTTTAAAGACACTAGCTGATCTCAGAATGGATGTTTTTTTCGGCTCATGCCCCTTGTTTTGTAATTGACTAATCGGTAATATGGTCTTTCTTTCGGCTTGTACGGTGCTAAACCCCGACCCTTCCATGTGATGTACTTGACCTTAATTCCCTATTTATATTAATGTGTTCGTTTCGTCAAAAAAAAAGTGCTCTTATCTTTTGATCTATCATATTTaaggatcaatctagttttgatCATCATATTACCTTTTGACAATTGCTTGATATCTAAGAACAAGAGTTAGTTTAAATGGTAAGAGCTCTATTAATTATTCCAACTGTGAAGTTGGGGGTTCCGTTTTTACCCGCGACATAATGCGCTCATTTGGAACCAAAAAAAACAAATCAATGCGCACTTTCAGGGCCGGCTCATAGGGGTGTTTGATGGGTCAAGTGACAAGGGCCCAAGTCTAGAAAAGGCCCATGAGGGCGGAATTAGAAGTCCGCTATTTAGGCTATAACTCGAGGCTTTTGTCAAATAAGCTTTATTACACATCAAAACCAAAATAAGGTAAGTAGTCAAGTGGTTATgcattttaccaatttataagaGGTCTTGTGTATTAGTACTTTTTGAAAGAATTGAATTGTATTAGTACTTGTATTTTTATAAACGAGCCCCCATTTTAACATTTCGCCTAGAGCCTTACAATGTTCAGGATCGGCCCTGCGCACTTTTGTTGAT contains the following coding sequences:
- the LOC141651160 gene encoding uncharacterized protein LOC141651160, giving the protein MPRVPRSLGSGLDIPVYESLKKPGCDVLLGFGFDSVSNNYKVVALNFNYLKTTVYNLGSRSWSSPKQQRGLIDNNVKFLSISRSLNFEGCVYRLAKGKLTWGQDNATHYLCFNLSTEALTCSKLPDIKRDDGLMMFSLAPNCNALRSLSVLYDSLALVDYCGDSSFRHIRVWIRRNDSTSSSGFAWVELYNLDCNFKSILYLTNNGNLYLESESLNPKTVSVYDLKAGEEKVCSTTIDEHINFMDGYLGSLALYC